One Agelaius phoeniceus isolate bAgePho1 chromosome 6, bAgePho1.hap1, whole genome shotgun sequence DNA window includes the following coding sequences:
- the PPP1R13B gene encoding apoptosis-stimulating of p53 protein 1 isoform X3, whose protein sequence is MMPMILTVFLSNNEQILTEVPITPETTCRDVVEFCKEPGEGSCHLAEVWRGNERPIPFDHMMYDHLQKWGPRREEVKFFLRHEESPAESNEQSGRQAQNQRNGINIPVEKRTENGVGNPRVELTLSELQDMAARQQQQIENQQQMLVAKEQRLRYLKQQERRQQQSVSESEKLQKLKERVETQETKLKKIRAMRGQVDYSKMMNGNLSTEIEHISAMFQEKQQELQAAVLKVDQLTQQLEDLRKGKLNGFQSYNGQMTGPAAVELKKLYQELQIRNRLNQEQNSKLQQQKELLNKRNMEVAMMDKRINELRERLYKKKVEARQKENIPLNRINGTSSPQSSLSASGRVAAVGPYIQVPSAGTYAVPVDPVKPQSLTIAPNSTHGRSKSETDCGCVKKSPDTWKVSDLDIIVDPILSPPTSLQSAVHNVIRLAPTLFDTQHSNDGNWPILKQSSAPVVKPPQISNTDWKESSMDTALKQGTISSQPLPTSVLGSTDKLGLDLGKVPPTVPGVSKQLPQNYGTYPSPVPLGTGSTNSLERRKDGSLPRPGTSIANRQRPVPLPPPSNVHQPSSSQQIQQRISVPPSPTYQPSGPPLFPGGEGRPELPLTVAIRPFLADKGSRPQSPRKGPQTVNSSSIYSVYLQQATPPKNYQQAVYNTLNKSVKAVYGKPVLQSGSTSPSPLPFLHGSLPAQSPSQPPSQPQTEVTEKDQELENAPPASENSNVENIPRPLSPTKLTPIVHSPLRYQSDADLEALRRKLANAPRPLKKRSSITEPEGPSGPNIQKLLYQRFNTLAGGIESAPFYQPSNPQDFIGNLADVDNGNASTNGNIEEPIPVQPTVPVPDEPPPSSDANDNELPSPATEELISTETTNQTPETTEDNNNNLSIVPSTEQSPSPTPEVSSPVEDEAPLPPALPPPLPPTKRTNLKKPNSERTGHGLRVKFNPLALLLDASLEGEFDLVQRIIYEVDDPSKPNDEGITPLHNAVCAGHHHIVKFLLDFGVNVNAADSDGWTPLHCAASCNSVHLCKLLVESGAAIFASTISDIETAADKCEEMEEGYIQCSQFLYGVQEKLGVMNKGVVYALWDYEAQNNDELSFHEGDAITILRRKDDNETEWWWARLNDKEGYVPKNLLGLYPRIKPRQRTLA, encoded by the exons ATG AGCGCCCCATACCCTTTGACCACATGATGTATGACCACCTGCAGAAGTGGGGGCCCCGCAGGGAAGAGGTGAAGTTTTTTCTTCGTCATGAAGAGTCACCAGCTGAAAGCAATGAACAGA GTGGACGTCAAGCCCAAAATCAAAGAAATGGCATAAATATACCTGTGGAGAAACGAACAGAGAATGGG GTTGGGAATCCACGTGTGGAGCTCACTCTTTCTGAACTGCAGGATATGGCTGCCCGACAACAGCAACAGATTGAAAATCAACAGCAAATGTTGGTTGCTAAG GAGCAACGTTTGCGTTACCTGAAGCAGCAAGAACGTCGCCAGCAGCAATCTGTTTCTGAGAGTGAAAAGCTCCAAAAACTGAAAGAACGTGTTGAAACCCAAGAgacaaagctgaaaaaaatccGTGCCATGAGAGGACAAGTGGACTACAGCAAGATGATGAATGGCAATTTGT CAACTGAAATTGAGCATATAAGTGCCATgttccaggaaaagcagcaggaactgCAGGCTGCGGTGTTAAAAGTGGATCAACTCACTCAGCAACTGGAGGATTTAAGGAAAGGGAAACTGAATGGGTTTCAGTCTTACAATGGACAAATGACAGGGCCTGCAGCAGTAGAATTAAAAAAGTTGTATCAAGAGCTACAG atCCGTAACAGGCTTAACCAGGAGCAGAACTccaagctccagcagcagaaagagctCCTGAACAAACGCAATATGGAGGTGGCCATGATGGACAAGAGAATCAACGAGCTGCGCGAACGACTGTACAAGAAAAAAGTTGAGGCACgtcaaaaagaaaacattcct TTGAATCGAATTAATGGAACTTCATCGCCCCAGTCATCCCTGAGTGCTTCAGGAAGGGTGGCAGCTGTAGGACCTTACATCCAAGTTCCAAGTGCTGGCACTTATGCTGTACCAGTAGATCCAGTTAAGCCACAGTCTCTCACCATTGCTCCCAACTCAACACATGGAAGATCAAAATCTG AGACAGACTGTGGGTGTGTGAAAAAATCTCCAGACACCTGGAAGGTTTCTGATTTAGACATAATAGTGGATCCTATTCTGTCACCTCCCACTTCTCTTCAGTCTGCTGTTCACAATGTCATCCGCCTGGCACCTACTCTGTTTGACACCCAGCACT CTAATGATGGAAATTGGCCGATACTTaaacagagctcagcccctgtGGTAAAACCCCCTCAGATCTCCAACACAGACTGGAAAGAATCAAGCATGGATACTGCTTTAAAACAAGGAACTATATCCAGCCAGCCTTTGCCAACTTCAGTATTAGGAAGTACTGATAAGCTG GGTCTTGACCTGGGGAAGGTGCCACCAACGGTTCCTGGTGTAAGCAAGCAGCTGCCTCAGAACTATGGGACCTATCCAAGCCCAGTTCCCTTAGGAACAGGTTCTACAAACTCTCTAGAAAGGAGGAAGGATGGCAGCCTGCCCAGGCCTGGCACCAGTATAGCAAATCGGCAGAGGCCGGTTCCGCTCCCGCCGCCCAGCAACGtgcaccagcccagctcctctcagcAGATCCAGCAGAGAATttctgtccctcccagccccacgtATCAACCCTCTGGCCCCCCCTTGTTCccaggaggagagggcaggCCAGAACTGCCTTTGACTGTGGCAATCAGACCTTTTCTCGCTGATAAAGGATCCAGACCTCAGTCTCCCAGAAAAGGGCCACAGACAGTGAACTCCAGTTCCATCTACTCAGTGTATCTTCAGCAAGCAACACCACCAAAGAATTACCAACAAGCTGTGTACAATACTTTAAATAAGTCGGTAAAAGCAG ttTATGGAAAGCCTGTATTACAGTCTGGTTCAACCTCTCCCTCACCCTTGCCATTCCTTCATGGCTCTTTGCCTGCCCAGTCTCCCTCACAGCCACCATCTCAGCCTCAGACTGAGGTCACTGAAAAAGATCAAGAGCTGGAAAATGCTCCACCAGCCAGTGAAAACAGCAATGTGGAAAATATTCCCCGTCCTCTCAGTCCTACAAAGCTCACCCCTATTGTGCACTCGCCCCTGCGGTATCAGAGCGACGCTGACCTGgaggctctgaggaggaaatTGGCCAATGCTCCGAGGCCATTAAAGAAGCGCAGCTCCATCACCGAGCCAGAGGGCCCGAGTGGACCAAATATACAGAAATTATTGTACCAGCGCTTTAATACCCTGGCTGGAGGGATAGAAAGTGCTCCTTTCTATCAGCCAAGCAATCCACAGGACTTCATAGGCAACTTAGCTGACGTTGATAATGGGAACGCCAGCACCAATGGCAATATTGAAGAACCAATCCCCGTGCAACCTACGGTTCCTGTCCCTGATGAACCACCCCCCTCGTCAGATGCCAATGACAATGAGTTACCTTCTCCTGCTACCGAGGAGTTGATAAGCACTGAAACCACAAATCAAACACCTGAGACAACTGaagacaacaacaacaaccttTCTATAGTTCCTTCTACTGAGCAGTCACCCAGTCCCACGCCAGAGGTCAGTTCTCCAGTAGAAGATGAAGCTCCTTTGCcacctgctcttcctcctccacttCCTCCA ACAAAACGTACCAACTTGAAGAAACCCAACTCAGAAAGAACAGGCCATGGTTTGAGAGTGAAGTTCAATCCCTTGGCTCTCCTCCTAGATGCTTCTTTGGAGGGTGAATTTGATCTGGTACAACGAATCATATATGAG GTTGATGATCCCAGTAAACCAAATGATGAGGGCATTACACCTTTGCATAATGCAGTGTGTGCTGGTCATCACCACATTGTGAAGTTCCTGCTCGATTTTGGTGTCAATGTAAATGCAGCGGACAGTGATGGCTG gACACCCTTGCATTGTGCAGCTTCTTGCAATAGTGTTCATCTCTGTAAACTACTGGTTGAATCTGGGGCAGCTATTTTTGCTTCAACTATAAGTGATATAGAAACTGCTGCAGACAAGTGTGAGGAGATGGAAGAAGGTTATATTCAGTGTTCCCAGTTTTTGTACG GAGTGCAGGAGAAGCTGGGAGTGATGAATAAAGGGGTGGTGTATGCTCTGTGGGATTATGAAGCCCAGAACAATGACGAGCTGTCATTCCACGAGGGCGATGCCATCACTATCCTGAGGCGCAAGGATGACAATGAAACGGAGTGGTGGTGGGCCCGCCTCAATGACAAGGAAGGCTATGTGCCCAAAAACCTCCTCGGG TTATATCCACGAATAAAACCTCGACAGCGAACCCTTGCTTGA
- the PPP1R13B gene encoding apoptosis-stimulating of p53 protein 1 isoform X5, translated as MKNILRKVLQNIVKASKGKSWLPKKTGLKSKQWTKDRIIKKKMILTVFLSNNEQILTEVPITPETTCRDVVEFCKEPGEGSCHLAEVWRGNERPIPFDHMMYDHLQKWGPRREEVKFFLRHEESPAESNEQSGRQAQNQRNGINIPVEKRTENGVGNPRVELTLSELQDMAARQQQQIENQQQMLVAKEQRLRYLKQQERRQQQSVSESEKLQKLKERVETQETKLKKIRAMRGQVDYSKMMNGNLSTEIEHISAMFQEKQQELQAAVLKVDQLTQQLEDLRKGKLNGFQSYNGQMTGPAAVELKKLYQELQIRNRLNQEQNSKLQQQKELLNKRNMEVAMMDKRINELRERLYKKKVELNRINGTSSPQSSLSASGRVAAVGPYIQVPSAGTYAVPVDPVKPQSLTIAPNSTHGRSKSANDGNWPILKQSSAPVVKPPQISNTDWKESSMDTALKQGTISSQPLPTSVLGSTDKLGLDLGKVPPTVPGVSKQLPQNYGTYPSPVPLGTGSTNSLERRKDGSLPRPGTSIANRQRPVPLPPPSNVHQPSSSQQIQQRISVPPSPTYQPSGPPLFPGGEGRPELPLTVAIRPFLADKGSRPQSPRKGPQTVNSSSIYSVYLQQATPPKNYQQAVYNTLNKSVKAVYGKPVLQSGSTSPSPLPFLHGSLPAQSPSQPPSQPQTEVTEKDQELENAPPASENSNVENIPRPLSPTKLTPIVHSPLRYQSDADLEALRRKLANAPRPLKKRSSITEPEGPSGPNIQKLLYQRFNTLAGGIESAPFYQPSNPQDFIGNLADVDNGNASTNGNIEEPIPVQPTVPVPDEPPPSSDANDNELPSPATEELISTETTNQTPETTEDNNNNLSIVPSTEQSPSPTPEVSSPVEDEAPLPPALPPPLPPTKRTNLKKPNSERTGHGLRVKFNPLALLLDASLEGEFDLVQRIIYEVDDPSKPNDEGITPLHNAVCAGHHHIVKFLLDFGVNVNAADSDGWTPLHCAASCNSVHLCKLLVESGAAIFASTISDIETAADKCEEMEEGYIQCSQFLYGVQEKLGVMNKGVVYALWDYEAQNNDELSFHEGDAITILRRKDDNETEWWWARLNDKEGYVPKNLLGLYPRIKPRQRTLA; from the exons ATG AGCGCCCCATACCCTTTGACCACATGATGTATGACCACCTGCAGAAGTGGGGGCCCCGCAGGGAAGAGGTGAAGTTTTTTCTTCGTCATGAAGAGTCACCAGCTGAAAGCAATGAACAGA GTGGACGTCAAGCCCAAAATCAAAGAAATGGCATAAATATACCTGTGGAGAAACGAACAGAGAATGGG GTTGGGAATCCACGTGTGGAGCTCACTCTTTCTGAACTGCAGGATATGGCTGCCCGACAACAGCAACAGATTGAAAATCAACAGCAAATGTTGGTTGCTAAG GAGCAACGTTTGCGTTACCTGAAGCAGCAAGAACGTCGCCAGCAGCAATCTGTTTCTGAGAGTGAAAAGCTCCAAAAACTGAAAGAACGTGTTGAAACCCAAGAgacaaagctgaaaaaaatccGTGCCATGAGAGGACAAGTGGACTACAGCAAGATGATGAATGGCAATTTGT CAACTGAAATTGAGCATATAAGTGCCATgttccaggaaaagcagcaggaactgCAGGCTGCGGTGTTAAAAGTGGATCAACTCACTCAGCAACTGGAGGATTTAAGGAAAGGGAAACTGAATGGGTTTCAGTCTTACAATGGACAAATGACAGGGCCTGCAGCAGTAGAATTAAAAAAGTTGTATCAAGAGCTACAG atCCGTAACAGGCTTAACCAGGAGCAGAACTccaagctccagcagcagaaagagctCCTGAACAAACGCAATATGGAGGTGGCCATGATGGACAAGAGAATCAACGAGCTGCGCGAACGACTGTACAAGAAAAAAGTTGAG TTGAATCGAATTAATGGAACTTCATCGCCCCAGTCATCCCTGAGTGCTTCAGGAAGGGTGGCAGCTGTAGGACCTTACATCCAAGTTCCAAGTGCTGGCACTTATGCTGTACCAGTAGATCCAGTTAAGCCACAGTCTCTCACCATTGCTCCCAACTCAACACATGGAAGATCAAAATCTG CTAATGATGGAAATTGGCCGATACTTaaacagagctcagcccctgtGGTAAAACCCCCTCAGATCTCCAACACAGACTGGAAAGAATCAAGCATGGATACTGCTTTAAAACAAGGAACTATATCCAGCCAGCCTTTGCCAACTTCAGTATTAGGAAGTACTGATAAGCTG GGTCTTGACCTGGGGAAGGTGCCACCAACGGTTCCTGGTGTAAGCAAGCAGCTGCCTCAGAACTATGGGACCTATCCAAGCCCAGTTCCCTTAGGAACAGGTTCTACAAACTCTCTAGAAAGGAGGAAGGATGGCAGCCTGCCCAGGCCTGGCACCAGTATAGCAAATCGGCAGAGGCCGGTTCCGCTCCCGCCGCCCAGCAACGtgcaccagcccagctcctctcagcAGATCCAGCAGAGAATttctgtccctcccagccccacgtATCAACCCTCTGGCCCCCCCTTGTTCccaggaggagagggcaggCCAGAACTGCCTTTGACTGTGGCAATCAGACCTTTTCTCGCTGATAAAGGATCCAGACCTCAGTCTCCCAGAAAAGGGCCACAGACAGTGAACTCCAGTTCCATCTACTCAGTGTATCTTCAGCAAGCAACACCACCAAAGAATTACCAACAAGCTGTGTACAATACTTTAAATAAGTCGGTAAAAGCAG ttTATGGAAAGCCTGTATTACAGTCTGGTTCAACCTCTCCCTCACCCTTGCCATTCCTTCATGGCTCTTTGCCTGCCCAGTCTCCCTCACAGCCACCATCTCAGCCTCAGACTGAGGTCACTGAAAAAGATCAAGAGCTGGAAAATGCTCCACCAGCCAGTGAAAACAGCAATGTGGAAAATATTCCCCGTCCTCTCAGTCCTACAAAGCTCACCCCTATTGTGCACTCGCCCCTGCGGTATCAGAGCGACGCTGACCTGgaggctctgaggaggaaatTGGCCAATGCTCCGAGGCCATTAAAGAAGCGCAGCTCCATCACCGAGCCAGAGGGCCCGAGTGGACCAAATATACAGAAATTATTGTACCAGCGCTTTAATACCCTGGCTGGAGGGATAGAAAGTGCTCCTTTCTATCAGCCAAGCAATCCACAGGACTTCATAGGCAACTTAGCTGACGTTGATAATGGGAACGCCAGCACCAATGGCAATATTGAAGAACCAATCCCCGTGCAACCTACGGTTCCTGTCCCTGATGAACCACCCCCCTCGTCAGATGCCAATGACAATGAGTTACCTTCTCCTGCTACCGAGGAGTTGATAAGCACTGAAACCACAAATCAAACACCTGAGACAACTGaagacaacaacaacaaccttTCTATAGTTCCTTCTACTGAGCAGTCACCCAGTCCCACGCCAGAGGTCAGTTCTCCAGTAGAAGATGAAGCTCCTTTGCcacctgctcttcctcctccacttCCTCCA ACAAAACGTACCAACTTGAAGAAACCCAACTCAGAAAGAACAGGCCATGGTTTGAGAGTGAAGTTCAATCCCTTGGCTCTCCTCCTAGATGCTTCTTTGGAGGGTGAATTTGATCTGGTACAACGAATCATATATGAG GTTGATGATCCCAGTAAACCAAATGATGAGGGCATTACACCTTTGCATAATGCAGTGTGTGCTGGTCATCACCACATTGTGAAGTTCCTGCTCGATTTTGGTGTCAATGTAAATGCAGCGGACAGTGATGGCTG gACACCCTTGCATTGTGCAGCTTCTTGCAATAGTGTTCATCTCTGTAAACTACTGGTTGAATCTGGGGCAGCTATTTTTGCTTCAACTATAAGTGATATAGAAACTGCTGCAGACAAGTGTGAGGAGATGGAAGAAGGTTATATTCAGTGTTCCCAGTTTTTGTACG GAGTGCAGGAGAAGCTGGGAGTGATGAATAAAGGGGTGGTGTATGCTCTGTGGGATTATGAAGCCCAGAACAATGACGAGCTGTCATTCCACGAGGGCGATGCCATCACTATCCTGAGGCGCAAGGATGACAATGAAACGGAGTGGTGGTGGGCCCGCCTCAATGACAAGGAAGGCTATGTGCCCAAAAACCTCCTCGGG TTATATCCACGAATAAAACCTCGACAGCGAACCCTTGCTTGA